The DNA segment GCTTCGCTGACCTTGACATAGGGACTGTCGTTCGTGACCGACTTGAGCGCGAAGCCCTTCGCGCCGATCGTGTCGCTGATAACGACGTCGCGTGCGGCAGCGCTTCCCTGATGGACGCTGCCGAAGTCGATGTCGATCGGCTGCGCCGTCACCTGCGGCTTGATCACCCCTTCGATCTTGAGTTGCAGCGACGGGTTCGCCGGATCGTTGGTGCTGACCGTTACCACGGAGAGGCTGTGGCCTTGCTCGAATTTAGTATCGACCGAGGCCGCGATGGTCGAAACCTCACCGGGCGCAAGGAGGTTCTTGCTCGGCTTGGCGGCGGTGCATCCGCACGACGGCGTCACTTTCGTGATTTCGAGCGGCCCGTTGCCTACGTTCTTGATCATGAAGGCGTGGTTTATCGGCGGACCGCTGAGCGCGGTGCCGAAATTGTACGCCGGCTCGGTGACCTCGGCCTTGGGCGTCCCCTCCGTTCCCGCTCCCGGCTGCTGCTCTCCGAGCAGCGACGAACCGGCCGAAGGCAAGTCCGCGGCAAGCGCGCAGCGCGTGGGCGCCGCGATCGCAAGCATCAGGGCAAGCGCCAAAGCTGAGCTGACGCGGGACTTCGTATCAGCGAATGACTTCATGTGAGACAGGCAGCGCGCGGCGCGCGATTGGCGGACGAATCCTATTTTTTCGACCAGTGTTCCCAATCTCGTGCGAAATCCTGCACGGTTATCGCCCGTCGCAAGGTCAGGTCGGTGTTCAGCAAATCGTAGATCCGATCGTCCTTGCCCCGCATGCTGAAGTAAACCACAGCACCCTCGTCGCCGCCGCCCTCGATGTGGATCTCATCTTCGGCCCCGCTCGAAAACGAGCCCGCCGGCTTCACCTTCTCGACCACGCCATGCTCGGTCTGGTTGTACACGTGAAGCGTGCCTTCGAGCACCAGGGTCGTGGTCGGAGCGACGTGACGATGGTAGAGACAAAGGCCCTCGGGATCGAATTTGACCAACATGTCCGCCGAATGAGCCTCGACGTTGACGTCCAGGATCCGGTAGTAACAGCCCTCGGTCAGAAAATCCTTCCACTCGATCTTGCTCGAATCGAAGCGGAAGTTTGCGGGTGGCTTTTGCTGACGATCTGGAGTTGTGCTGCCGCTCATTAACCTTTTCCTTTGCGCCTCTTCCCTTGAGTCAGACTGCGCAGAGAGTACCGGATGGATTCTCAAGAGACTATATCACCGGCGAGAGGGAACGAAGCATTGCCGCCCCTGCGCGGCCCGCTTACGAAAGCGCCTGGTGCGGATCAGCGGCCTGCGGCACGAACCGCTTCGGCAGCGTGCGTGTCGCGCTCGAAACGGCCGAGGAAGTCGGTTGCAAATTCGCCGCGGAGAAAATCCGGCTCCTGCAAAATACGCAGGTGCAGCGGGATGTTGGTCTTGATGCCGTCGATGAGGTATTCGCGCAATGCAGCCCGCGCTCGCATCACCACGCCCGGGCGGTCACTCGCGTGCACGATCACCTTGGCGATCAACGGATCGTAGTGCACCGGCACCCGGTACCCGTCGTACAGCGCCGATTCCACGCGCACGCCGAGCCCCCCGGGCGGATGATGATTCGACACGACCCCCGGCGAGGGCAGATGCGTGTCCGGATCCTCCGCATAGATGCGGAACTCCATCGCCGCGCCGGCGATGCTCACCTGGCGTTGCTTGAACCGCAGCCGCTCGCCCATCGCGAGCGCCAGGCTCTCGCGCACGAGGTCGACCCCGGTCACCATCTCGGTGACGCCGTGCTCGACCTGGATCCGCGTATTCATCTCGATGAAGTAGAAGGTGCCGTCGGACGCGAGCAGGAATTCAACCGTGCCGACGTTGGAATAACCCACGACCTGCGCCGCGCGCACCGCCGCCTTGCCCATCTTCTCGCGCAGGCGCGCCGTCATCACCGGGCACGGCGCCTCCTCCAGGACCTTCTGATGGCGGCGCTGGATCGAGCAGTCGCGCTCGCCCATGTGAATCACGTTGCGATGGGTGTCAGCGATAATCTGAAATTCGACGTGCCGTGCGTGCTCGAGGTACTTCTCCAGGTACATCGTGC comes from the Candidatus Binataceae bacterium genome and includes:
- a CDS encoding DUF1573 domain-containing protein, yielding MLAIAAPTRCALAADLPSAGSSLLGEQQPGAGTEGTPKAEVTEPAYNFGTALSGPPINHAFMIKNVGNGPLEITKVTPSCGCTAAKPSKNLLAPGEVSTIAASVDTKFEQGHSLSVVTVSTNDPANPSLQLKIEGVIKPQVTAQPIDIDFGSVHQGSAAARDVVISDTIGAKGFALKSVTNDSPYVKVSEAVRTDGKSGALLHVTLLPSMPPGPISDTLRIETNLAPLRVAVLGVVQGDLVVKPSQVSFGMLPHHQGAIRIVRLTNQGKRTINVLGVDSTSNSVFAQVAPVTPGKEYKLTVALRPNTPDGQIRGALTIRTDDPQQATLTVPYYGIVGSFRS
- a CDS encoding ATP-grasp domain-containing protein, with translation AVVTAAGVPVVPAVDDLAAGAAGARAAAEQLGYPLLVKAAAGGGGKGMRVARDEKELSRLFTLARAESEAAFGSRTMYLEKYLEHARHVEFQIIADTHRNVIHMGERDCSIQRRHQKVLEEAPCPVMTARLREKMGKAAVRAAQVVGYSNVGTVEFLLASDGTFYFIEMNTRIQVEHGVTEMVTGVDLVRESLALAMGERLRFKQRQVSIAGAAMEFRIYAEDPDTHLPSPGVVSNHHPPGGLGVRVESALYDGYRVPVHYDPLIAKVIVHASDRPGVVMRARAALREYLIDGIKTNIPLHLRILQEPDFLRGEFATDFLGRFERDTHAAEAVRAAGR